One window of Burkholderia cepacia GG4 genomic DNA carries:
- a CDS encoding MFS transporter produces MPDTMSTLAQPAAHAPRRVRNSRLATASMIGTSLEWYDFTIYNTLAALVFNHLFFPSVDPLAGTILAFSTYAVGYVSRPLGGFVFGNLGDRIGRRAVLMLTLVLMGVTTALMGALPTYAQAGILSPILLVALRFVQGVALGGEWAGAVLLSVEHGDQKRRGLSASWTQIGPSFGTLLGTGCIALVTMSTTSDTFLSWGWRVPFAASALLVVFGFWLRRGVDETPQFEQLAESHTTAEVPVAEVLKCHWRRLLIAGGSRIGSDVLYALIVVFTLTYVTTVLHLSRPVALTAVMVGTACNALAVPFFGALSDRFGRRPVYLAGAIAGIVWAFVFFTMLDSARPGAIVAAVAIGLVIHAVMYGPQGAFVTEQFPTRVRYAGSSLAYTLAGIVGGGFAPLVIATLFRQTGTTTAVSLYVTASLVVTSIALLVARETAHRPLAD; encoded by the coding sequence CTGCCCGACACCATGAGCACTCTCGCCCAGCCCGCCGCCCACGCGCCCCGCCGCGTCCGCAACAGCCGACTCGCGACCGCGAGCATGATCGGCACGTCACTCGAGTGGTACGACTTCACGATCTACAACACGCTTGCCGCGCTCGTCTTCAACCATCTGTTCTTTCCGTCGGTCGACCCGCTGGCCGGCACGATCCTCGCGTTCTCGACCTATGCGGTCGGCTACGTGTCGCGTCCGCTCGGCGGTTTCGTGTTCGGCAATCTCGGCGACCGCATCGGCCGCCGCGCGGTGCTGATGCTCACGCTCGTGCTGATGGGGGTCACGACCGCGCTGATGGGCGCGCTGCCGACCTATGCGCAGGCCGGCATCCTCAGCCCGATCCTGCTCGTCGCGCTGCGCTTCGTGCAGGGCGTCGCGCTCGGCGGCGAATGGGCCGGCGCGGTGCTGCTGTCGGTCGAGCACGGCGACCAGAAGCGCCGCGGGCTGTCCGCGTCCTGGACGCAGATCGGCCCGTCGTTCGGCACGCTGCTCGGCACCGGCTGCATCGCGCTCGTGACGATGTCGACCACGTCCGACACCTTCCTGTCGTGGGGCTGGCGCGTGCCGTTCGCGGCCAGCGCGCTGCTCGTCGTGTTCGGCTTCTGGCTGCGACGCGGCGTCGACGAAACGCCGCAGTTCGAGCAGCTCGCCGAATCGCACACGACCGCCGAGGTGCCCGTCGCCGAAGTGCTGAAGTGCCACTGGCGGCGCCTGCTGATCGCGGGCGGCTCGCGGATCGGCTCCGACGTGCTGTACGCGCTGATCGTCGTGTTCACGCTGACCTACGTGACGACCGTGCTGCACCTGTCGCGCCCGGTCGCGCTGACGGCCGTGATGGTCGGCACGGCCTGCAACGCGCTCGCGGTGCCGTTCTTCGGCGCGCTGTCGGACCGCTTCGGGCGCCGTCCGGTGTACCTCGCCGGCGCGATCGCCGGGATCGTGTGGGCGTTCGTGTTCTTCACGATGCTCGATTCGGCGCGGCCGGGTGCGATCGTCGCGGCCGTCGCGATCGGCCTCGTGATCCACGCGGTGATGTACGGCCCGCAAGGCGCGTTCGTCACCGAACAGTTTCCGACGCGCGTGCGTTACGCGGGCTCGTCGCTGGCCTACACGCTCGCCGGCATCGTCGGCGGCGGCTTCGCGCCGCTCGTGATCGCCACGCTGTTCCGCCAGACGGGGACGACGACGGCCGTGTCGCTGTACGTCACCGCGTCGCTCGTCGTGACCTCGATCGCCTTGCTCGTCGCGCGCGAAACCGCGCACCGGCCGCTCGCGGATTGA
- a CDS encoding DUF7660 family protein, producing MNDELKAQMAERLQHALERVVDERSLIHFLRVLGHDWHKERQLEADVPPSPYAAAALGWENNSIGAYLAAMVDWAEASEEGLRCYDLPDNPWRRMADILLAGKIYE from the coding sequence ATGAACGACGAACTGAAAGCCCAGATGGCCGAGCGGCTGCAGCACGCGCTGGAGCGGGTGGTCGACGAGCGCTCGCTGATCCATTTCCTGCGCGTGCTCGGCCACGACTGGCACAAGGAGCGCCAGCTCGAGGCTGACGTGCCGCCGTCGCCGTACGCGGCCGCCGCGCTCGGCTGGGAAAACAACTCGATCGGAGCGTACCTGGCGGCGATGGTCGACTGGGCCGAAGCGTCCGAGGAAGGGCTGCGTTGTTACGACCTGCCCGACAACCCGTGGCGGCGCATGGCGGACATCCTGCTCGCCGGCAAGATCTACGAGTAG
- a CDS encoding DUF2848 domain-containing protein, with protein MQALSFNVMSLQGAPAHIDVEIERVVIAGWAGRDPDAIRAHIDELAALGVAPPSTTPCFYRVSSALLTQAPSIGVLGARSGGEIECVLIDSPVGTLVTVGSDHTDREVEAYGVAVSKQVCAKPLGRDAWRHADVAGHWDAIEMRSWLIQPDGERVAYQHGAVSGLLAPDALWQRFDDRRTMPARCAMFGGTVAVHGAIAAMGDGDAFEMELHDPVLGRSLRHRYAVEVLPVVA; from the coding sequence ATGCAAGCCCTGTCGTTCAACGTGATGTCCCTGCAAGGCGCGCCGGCCCATATCGACGTCGAGATCGAACGCGTCGTGATCGCCGGCTGGGCCGGTCGCGATCCGGACGCGATCCGCGCGCACATCGACGAACTCGCGGCGCTCGGCGTCGCACCGCCGTCGACCACGCCATGCTTCTATCGCGTGTCGTCCGCGCTGCTCACGCAGGCGCCGTCGATCGGCGTGCTCGGCGCACGCTCGGGCGGCGAGATCGAGTGCGTGCTGATCGACAGCCCGGTCGGCACGCTGGTGACGGTCGGTTCGGATCATACGGATCGGGAAGTCGAAGCCTACGGTGTCGCGGTGTCGAAACAGGTGTGTGCGAAGCCGCTCGGCCGCGATGCGTGGCGCCATGCGGACGTCGCCGGTCACTGGGATGCGATCGAGATGCGTTCGTGGTTGATCCAGCCCGATGGCGAACGCGTCGCGTATCAGCACGGCGCGGTCAGCGGGCTGCTCGCGCCGGACGCGCTGTGGCAACGCTTCGACGACCGGCGCACGATGCCCGCGCGCTGCGCGATGTTCGGCGGCACGGTCGCGGTGCATGGCGCGATCGCGGCGATGGGCGACGGTGACGCGTTCGAGATGGAACTGCACGATCCGGTGCTCGGGCGCAGCCTTCGGCACCGCTATGCGGTCGAGGTGTTACCGGTCGTGGCGTGA
- a CDS encoding LysR family transcriptional regulator: MRGFDLDQLRTFAAVADAGSLTAAAPLLHLSQSTVSEQVRKLESRAGVPLFVRSKRGVEPTPAGARLLQHARRIVALNEAAFDELRGQAIKGELRVAITDYYRTHEVAGLLARLRECYPQLSLHVSAMKSAEIEAAHARGQIDLGVVMNLSSGPFRPASADTRWVLRREPLSWVASPALAEQLPEPLPLVLLPDDCMMHQIAVRSLDEQHAPYVLVHSASGVAGLQSMLAAGLGVGCLCASAIGEGLVRLGAKYRLPALPDAVFSLTPPMPGERETVTQAREVLSRQLLM, translated from the coding sequence ATGCGCGGATTCGACCTGGATCAGTTGCGCACTTTTGCGGCGGTGGCGGATGCGGGCAGCCTTACGGCGGCCGCGCCGCTGCTGCATCTGTCACAGTCGACGGTCAGTGAGCAGGTGCGCAAGCTCGAATCGCGCGCCGGCGTGCCGCTGTTCGTACGCAGCAAACGCGGCGTCGAGCCGACGCCGGCCGGCGCGCGCTTGCTGCAGCACGCCCGGCGCATCGTCGCACTGAACGAGGCCGCATTCGACGAACTGCGCGGGCAGGCGATCAAGGGCGAGTTGCGCGTCGCGATCACCGACTACTACCGGACGCATGAAGTCGCGGGCCTGCTCGCGCGGCTGCGGGAGTGCTACCCGCAACTGAGCCTGCACGTGAGCGCGATGAAGAGCGCGGAGATCGAGGCCGCGCATGCGCGCGGACAGATCGATCTCGGCGTCGTGATGAACCTGTCGAGCGGCCCGTTCCGGCCCGCGTCGGCCGATACCCGCTGGGTGCTGCGGCGCGAGCCGCTGTCGTGGGTCGCGTCGCCCGCGCTGGCCGAGCAGCTGCCCGAGCCGTTGCCGCTCGTGCTGCTGCCGGACGACTGCATGATGCATCAGATCGCGGTGCGCTCGCTCGACGAGCAGCACGCGCCGTACGTGTTGGTGCACAGTGCGTCGGGCGTCGCGGGGCTGCAGTCGATGCTGGCGGCGGGGCTCGGCGTCGGCTGCCTGTGCGCGTCGGCGATCGGCGAGGGCCTGGTACGGCTCGGTGCGAAATACCGGCTGCCGGCGTTGCCCGACGCGGTGTTCTCGCTGACGCCGCCGATGCCGGGCGAACGCGAGACCGTCACGCAAGCGCGCGAGGTGCTGTCGCGGCAGTTGCTGATGTGA
- a CDS encoding NAD-dependent epimerase/dehydratase family protein, with the protein MTTNAGGTQRQALVLGASGGIGSEVARQLRAAGWQVRALKRGLDAETVERDGIAWMRGDALDREAVVRAARGCSVIVHAVNPPGYRNWGQQVLPMIDNTIAAATVAQATVVLPGTVYNYGPDTFPVLREEAPQHPVTRKGAIRVEMERRLQAATAQGVRTIIVRAGDFFGAHARNNWFGQGLVKAGRPVAAISVPGRPGVGHQWAYLPDVARTMVELLERRDTLEPFARFHLGGHWDADGTQMAQAVRRVAQRHGMRPTVRRFPWWLVWVAAPFVTTMREMLEMRYLWREPLRMDNARVTAVLGREPVTPLDTAVEQALAGLGCLR; encoded by the coding sequence ATGACGACGAACGCAGGCGGGACCCAACGACAGGCCCTCGTGCTCGGCGCGAGCGGCGGCATCGGCAGCGAGGTCGCGCGGCAGTTGCGCGCTGCCGGCTGGCAGGTGCGCGCGCTCAAGCGCGGGCTCGACGCCGAGACGGTGGAGCGCGACGGCATCGCATGGATGCGCGGCGACGCGCTGGATCGCGAGGCGGTGGTCCGTGCCGCACGCGGTTGCAGCGTGATCGTGCATGCGGTGAACCCGCCCGGCTACCGGAACTGGGGTCAGCAGGTGCTGCCGATGATCGACAACACGATCGCGGCGGCGACGGTGGCGCAGGCGACCGTCGTGCTGCCCGGGACGGTCTACAACTATGGCCCCGACACGTTTCCGGTGTTGCGCGAAGAGGCGCCGCAGCATCCGGTGACGCGCAAGGGCGCGATCCGCGTCGAGATGGAGCGGCGGTTGCAGGCGGCGACCGCGCAGGGTGTGCGGACGATCATCGTGCGCGCCGGCGATTTCTTCGGGGCGCACGCGCGCAACAACTGGTTCGGGCAGGGACTCGTCAAGGCTGGACGGCCCGTCGCGGCCATCAGCGTGCCGGGCCGGCCGGGTGTCGGCCATCAATGGGCGTACCTGCCGGACGTCGCGCGCACGATGGTCGAGTTGCTCGAGCGACGCGACACGCTGGAGCCGTTCGCGCGGTTTCATCTCGGCGGCCACTGGGATGCGGACGGCACGCAGATGGCGCAGGCCGTGCGCCGCGTCGCGCAGCGGCACGGGATGCGCCCGACGGTGCGGCGGTTCCCGTGGTGGCTCGTGTGGGTCGCGGCGCCGTTCGTCACGACGATGCGCGAGATGCTCGAGATGCGCTATCTGTGGCGCGAGCCGCTCCGGATGGACAACGCGCGGGTGACGGCGGTGCTGGGCCGCGAGCCGGTGACACCGCTCGATACGGCGGTGGAGCAGGCGCTGGCGGGGCTGGGGTGCCTGCGATGA
- a CDS encoding DUF4286 family protein has protein sequence MTRLSLPHGQLCVWTDIDPAYETDFNAWYDREHMQERVAIPGFTHARRFRATDDGPRKYLALYVTDTLDVFRSDAYRRAFTQQTTWSLANFERMTGTQRRVGDLTIEAGDGEGAHLALFVLPPERIDVPHLRERFEVALRESGIHAARLFRTAPELSAPIGAAAAARPAADALVLIEGSDAAVTRRVAAATAGSDDVRTFDLLWRAVAPLPVAPRGAEAKPAAAALPA, from the coding sequence ATGACCCGCCTTTCCCTTCCGCACGGCCAGCTCTGCGTCTGGACGGATATCGACCCCGCATACGAAACCGATTTCAACGCGTGGTACGACCGCGAGCACATGCAGGAGCGTGTCGCGATTCCCGGCTTCACGCATGCGCGGCGGTTTCGCGCGACCGATGACGGCCCGCGCAAATACCTCGCGCTGTACGTGACGGACACGCTCGACGTGTTCCGCAGCGACGCCTACCGGCGCGCGTTCACGCAGCAAACGACCTGGTCGCTCGCGAACTTCGAGCGCATGACCGGCACGCAGCGGCGGGTCGGCGACCTGACGATCGAGGCCGGCGACGGCGAAGGCGCGCATCTCGCGCTGTTCGTGCTGCCGCCGGAGCGCATCGACGTGCCGCACCTGCGCGAGCGCTTCGAGGTCGCGCTGCGCGAATCCGGCATCCACGCGGCACGGCTGTTCCGCACCGCGCCGGAGCTTTCCGCGCCGATCGGCGCCGCTGCCGCCGCACGTCCGGCCGCCGACGCACTCGTGCTGATCGAGGGCAGCGACGCGGCCGTCACGCGCCGTGTCGCTGCCGCCACCGCCGGATCCGACGACGTGCGCACCTTCGACCTGCTGTGGCGCGCCGTTGCACCGCTGCCGGTTGCGCCCCGTGGCGCCGAAGCGAAACCGGCCGCCGCCGCACTGCCCGCCTGA
- a CDS encoding LysR family transcriptional regulator, with protein MTTDLNWERYRTFLAVLTEGSLSGAARALGITQPTAGRHVAALEAAFGQTLFTRSPSGLLPTEAALALRGHAEALRSAAAAFERAAASHGAGVRGTVRISASDVIAVEVLPPMLAQLRRDHPGLVIELVPTDRIQDVLNREADIAVRMAPPTQDALVARRVGAIDVGLHARDDYLARNGTPATMDELAHHALIGFDTVTPFIRAAGRGMPFWKRDAFALRTDSNLAHLAMIRAGCGIGFCQNRLAQRDARLVRVLPDGPAMKLETWVVMHEDLRTSPRCRAVFDVLANGLRAYAEGTAD; from the coding sequence ATGACCACCGACCTGAACTGGGAACGCTACCGCACCTTCCTCGCGGTGCTGACGGAAGGCTCGCTGTCGGGCGCGGCGCGCGCGCTCGGCATCACGCAGCCAACGGCCGGGCGCCACGTCGCAGCGCTCGAAGCCGCGTTCGGCCAGACGCTGTTCACGCGCTCGCCGTCGGGGCTGCTGCCGACCGAGGCGGCCCTTGCGCTGCGCGGCCATGCCGAGGCGCTGCGCAGCGCGGCGGCCGCGTTCGAGCGTGCGGCTGCGAGCCACGGCGCGGGCGTGCGCGGCACCGTGCGGATCTCGGCCAGCGACGTGATCGCGGTCGAGGTGCTGCCGCCGATGCTCGCGCAGTTGCGGCGCGACCATCCTGGGCTCGTGATCGAACTGGTGCCGACCGACCGCATCCAGGACGTCCTGAACCGCGAGGCCGACATCGCGGTGCGGATGGCGCCGCCCACGCAGGACGCGCTCGTCGCACGGCGGGTCGGCGCGATCGACGTCGGGCTGCATGCCCGTGACGATTACCTGGCACGCAACGGCACGCCGGCGACGATGGACGAACTCGCGCATCACGCGCTGATCGGTTTCGATACGGTGACGCCGTTCATTCGCGCGGCCGGACGCGGCATGCCGTTCTGGAAGCGCGATGCGTTCGCGCTGCGCACCGACAGCAATCTGGCGCACCTCGCGATGATTCGCGCGGGCTGCGGGATCGGCTTCTGCCAGAACCGGCTCGCGCAACGCGATGCGCGGCTCGTGCGGGTGCTGCCGGACGGGCCCGCGATGAAACTGGAAACCTGGGTGGTCATGCACGAGGATCTGCGGACGAGCCCGCGCTGCCGGGCCGTGTTCGATGTGCTGGCGAACGGGCTGCGCGCGTATGCCGAAGGAACGGCCGACTAG